One window from the genome of Rhodopseudomonas sp. P2A-2r encodes:
- a CDS encoding tRNA-uridine aminocarboxypropyltransferase, whose product MSKNSELKAGDAPEAIPECPRCQKPVPLCVCDSITPIENKLSILILQHPQEQDRALGTARVAAAHFKNAVVKVGLSWPSLAKALGRPVQDQSRWAVLYLGSAKVADFETDRDILAIDRKGEAEENQRALLKDIQGIVILDGTWSQAKALWWRNAWMLKLQRVILGPAKPSLYGKLRKEPRKDGLSTIEAAGMLIARLEKRPDVEETLNAAFERMLATYRQAQSTIPELAPKPKPKRDYRRKKRA is encoded by the coding sequence ATGTCAAAAAATTCAGAACTGAAAGCCGGTGATGCGCCCGAAGCGATCCCGGAATGTCCGCGCTGCCAGAAGCCTGTGCCGCTGTGCGTCTGCGACAGCATCACGCCGATCGAGAACAAGCTGAGCATCCTGATCCTGCAGCATCCGCAGGAGCAGGACCGCGCGCTCGGCACCGCCCGGGTCGCCGCAGCCCATTTCAAGAACGCCGTGGTCAAGGTCGGCCTGTCGTGGCCGAGCCTGGCGAAGGCGCTCGGCCGTCCGGTCCAGGACCAATCGCGCTGGGCCGTATTGTATCTCGGCTCCGCAAAGGTCGCCGACTTCGAGACCGACCGCGACATCCTGGCCATCGACCGCAAGGGCGAAGCCGAGGAGAACCAGCGCGCGCTGCTCAAGGACATCCAGGGCATCGTGATCCTCGACGGCACCTGGAGCCAGGCCAAGGCGCTGTGGTGGCGCAACGCCTGGATGCTGAAGCTGCAGCGGGTCATTCTCGGACCGGCAAAGCCATCGCTGTACGGCAAGCTGCGCAAGGAACCGCGCAAGGACGGGCTGTCCACCATCGAGGCGGCGGGCATGCTGATCGCCCGGCTGGAAAAGCGCCCCGATGTCGAAGAAACCCTCAATGCGGCGTTCGAACGCATGCTGGCGACCTATCGCCAGGCGCAAAGCACCATTCCGGAGCTGGCGCCGAAGCCAAAACCGAAACGTGACTACCGCCGCAAGAAGCGGGCCTGA
- a CDS encoding protein-L-isoaspartate O-methyltransferase family protein: MSDFSTARQKMVDGQVRPSDVTDLRIIDAMLAVPREDFIPASQRALAYLDIDLDISAPGADKRFLIKPVVLARMLQAADIKPTDNVLVVGCATGYSAAVVAKLAARVTATEGGPALVAKARDCLAKLGSANVECVAAMAADGYAANAPYDVIVLVGATEIVPAGLYKQLAPGGRLLGVFAMGLPQRAMIVTHSQDDFGTRALFDAAVPVLPGLEKRPAFVF; encoded by the coding sequence ATGTCCGATTTTTCGACCGCCCGCCAGAAGATGGTTGATGGTCAGGTGCGTCCCAGCGATGTGACCGATCTCAGGATCATCGACGCCATGCTGGCGGTGCCGCGCGAAGACTTCATCCCCGCCAGCCAGCGGGCGCTGGCCTATCTGGACATCGATCTCGACATCAGCGCGCCCGGCGCGGACAAGCGCTTCCTGATCAAGCCGGTGGTGCTGGCGCGGATGCTGCAGGCCGCCGACATCAAGCCAACCGATAATGTGCTGGTGGTCGGTTGCGCCACCGGCTATTCGGCCGCCGTGGTGGCGAAGCTGGCCGCGCGGGTGACTGCGACCGAAGGCGGTCCGGCTCTGGTGGCCAAAGCCCGCGATTGCCTGGCGAAGCTCGGCTCGGCCAATGTCGAATGCGTGGCGGCTATGGCTGCCGATGGCTACGCCGCCAACGCCCCCTACGATGTGATCGTGCTGGTCGGCGCCACCGAGATCGTCCCCGCGGGGCTGTACAAGCAGCTGGCGCCCGGTGGGCGACTGCTCGGCGTGTTTGCCATGGGCCTGCCGCAGCGCGCGATGATCGTCACCCACTCTCAGGATGATTTCGGAACCCGGGCGCTGTTCGATGCGGCAGTTCCGGTGCTGCCGGGGTTGGAGAAACGTCCGGCCTTCGTTTTCTAG